The Micropterus dolomieu isolate WLL.071019.BEF.003 ecotype Adirondacks linkage group LG22, ASM2129224v1, whole genome shotgun sequence genome contains a region encoding:
- the afg3l1 gene encoding AFG3-like protein 2 — MLSGPPGTGKTLLAKATAGEANVPFITVNGSEFLEMFVGVGPARVRDMFSMAKKNAPCILFIDEIDAVGRKRGGGNFGGQSEQENTLNQLLVEMDGFNTATNVVVLAGTNRPDILDPALMRPGRFDRQIYIGRVQH; from the exons ATGCTGTCCGGACCTCCTGGGACGGGGAAGACTCTGCTGGCTAAAGCCACAGCCGGAGAGGCCAACGTCCCTTTCATCACTGTAAATGGCTCCGAGTTCCTGGAGATGTTTGTGGGCGTCGGTCCTGCCAGG GTGAGGGACATGTTCTCCATGGCGAAGAAGAACGCCCCCTGCATCCTCTTCATCGATGAGATCGATGCGGtggggaggaagaggggaggagggaacTTTGGAGGTCAGAGTGAACAGGAGAACACTCTGAACCAGCTGCTGGTGGAGATGGACG gttTTAACACGGCTACTAATGTGGTGGTCCTGGCTGGAACCAACAGACCCGACATCCTGGATCCTGCCCTGATGAGACCGGGTCGCTTTGACAGGCAGATCTACATAGGTAGAGTTCAACACTGA